One Mycolicibacterium goodii genomic region harbors:
- a CDS encoding NHL repeat-containing protein produces the protein MSRYSVRPVADGRPAGRTAAVLEDELTGGRRPLVWLGAPAPGGLALPPASPTMAWMYSPRGVFVDDEHVVVADSGNHRVLIWHGVPDRDHAPADVVLGQPDGTTEGRAAGGRGPARGMNLPTGVAVIDGRLLVADAWHHRILIWDEVPTRDDVAPDVVLGQPDPESVEPNAGVECSASSFYWPFGFALLGGRFWVADTGNRRVLAWNNGIPDPGQPADVVLGQPDASAREENRGEPVGPSGFRWPHAITGTGDLLLVADAGDHRILGWSPHPGADVLANVVYGQPDFCSATEWPYGPQTGDRFRFPYGAMVDDGRLAVADTANNRILLWDSLPDHPVGGRPADHVLAQPDFASNGENRWDLVGRDTLCWPYGLHLHRDLLAVADSGNNRVMLWGR, from the coding sequence ATGAGTCGCTACTCTGTGCGCCCGGTCGCCGACGGACGTCCCGCCGGACGGACCGCCGCTGTCCTGGAGGACGAACTCACCGGCGGCCGACGTCCGCTCGTGTGGCTCGGGGCGCCCGCTCCGGGTGGACTCGCGCTGCCGCCGGCCAGTCCCACCATGGCGTGGATGTACTCGCCGCGTGGGGTTTTCGTCGACGACGAGCACGTCGTCGTCGCCGACTCGGGCAATCACCGGGTGCTGATCTGGCACGGTGTCCCCGACCGCGACCACGCTCCCGCCGACGTGGTGCTCGGCCAGCCCGACGGAACCACCGAGGGACGTGCCGCCGGCGGCCGCGGCCCGGCCCGCGGGATGAACCTGCCCACCGGGGTGGCGGTGATCGACGGACGACTGCTGGTTGCCGATGCCTGGCACCACCGCATCCTGATCTGGGATGAGGTGCCCACGCGTGACGACGTCGCGCCCGATGTGGTGCTGGGGCAACCGGATCCCGAATCGGTGGAACCCAACGCGGGTGTGGAGTGTTCGGCGTCGAGTTTTTACTGGCCGTTCGGATTCGCCCTGCTGGGCGGGCGGTTCTGGGTGGCCGACACCGGCAACCGCCGGGTTCTGGCGTGGAACAACGGAATTCCCGACCCGGGACAGCCCGCCGATGTCGTGCTCGGCCAACCCGATGCGTCGGCGCGCGAGGAGAACCGCGGCGAACCGGTCGGCCCCTCCGGTTTTCGCTGGCCACACGCCATCACGGGCACCGGGGATCTGTTGCTGGTGGCCGACGCCGGTGACCATCGGATCCTCGGCTGGTCACCGCATCCGGGTGCCGATGTGCTGGCGAATGTGGTGTACGGGCAACCCGATTTCTGTTCGGCGACCGAATGGCCGTACGGTCCCCAGACCGGGGACCGGTTCCGGTTCCCGTATGGCGCCATGGTCGACGACGGCCGCCTGGCGGTGGCCGACACCGCCAACAACCGGATCCTGCTGTGGGACTCTCTGCCTGACCATCCAGTCGGTGGACGCCCGGCCGATCACGTGCTGGCGCAACCGGATTTCGCGTCCAACGGGGAGAACCGTTGGGACCTGGTGGGCCGGGACACCCTCTGCTGGCCCTACGGCCTGCATCTGCACCGCGATCTCTTGGCGGTCGCGGACTCCGGCAACAACCGAGTCATGTTGTGGGGGCGGTGA
- a CDS encoding HypC/HybG/HupF family hydrogenase formation chaperone, translating to MCLGIPGKVVAVWDEAGTRMSTVDFGGTTKTVCLAYLPDMQIGEYTIVHAGFAITRLDEASAQETLRMFKDLGVLDEELAEGVETA from the coding sequence ATGTGTCTGGGAATACCCGGCAAGGTCGTCGCAGTGTGGGACGAAGCCGGAACCCGAATGTCCACGGTCGACTTCGGCGGAACCACCAAGACGGTCTGCCTGGCGTATCTGCCCGACATGCAGATCGGGGAGTACACGATCGTGCACGCGGGCTTCGCCATCACCCGTCTGGATGAGGCCTCCGCACAGGAAACCCTGCGGATGTTCAAAGACCTCGGGGTGCTCGACGAGGAATTGGCCGAGGGGGTGGAGACGGCATGA
- the hypD gene encoding hydrogenase formation protein HypD, with protein sequence MKYLDEFRDPAAARTLVDRINRAATRTWTIMEVCGGQTHSIIRNGIDQLLEGSVEFVHGPGCPVCVTPLEVIDRALEIAARDDVIFCSFGDMLRVPGSHQDLFSVKARGGDVRIVYSPLDATRVAADNPDKQVVFFGVGFETTAPANAMAVVHAKRLGLKNFSMLVSHVLVPPAMTAILRSPSNRVQGFLAAGHVCSVMGTSEYGPLVEKFDVPIVVTGFEPLDLLEGVRQLVDLLEAGTPELRNAYPRAVTAEGNVFAQQTLSEVFAVTDRQWRGIGMIPRSGWTLSPQYAEFDAELRFGVGHLQVAESAECRSGEVLQGLLKPNECPAFGKNCTPRNPLGATMVSSEGACAAYYQFRRLEAAARV encoded by the coding sequence ATGAAGTACCTCGACGAGTTCCGTGACCCCGCCGCGGCGCGCACCCTGGTCGACCGCATCAACCGGGCCGCGACAAGAACCTGGACCATCATGGAAGTCTGTGGTGGCCAGACACATTCGATCATCCGCAACGGCATCGACCAGCTCCTGGAGGGTTCCGTCGAGTTCGTGCACGGCCCCGGTTGTCCCGTGTGTGTCACGCCCCTGGAGGTGATCGACCGTGCTCTGGAGATCGCCGCGCGCGACGACGTGATCTTCTGCTCGTTCGGCGACATGCTGCGTGTGCCAGGAAGTCATCAGGACCTGTTCAGCGTCAAGGCCCGCGGCGGTGACGTGCGCATCGTCTACTCACCGCTGGACGCCACCCGTGTGGCCGCCGACAACCCGGATAAGCAGGTGGTGTTCTTCGGGGTCGGCTTCGAGACCACCGCACCCGCCAACGCCATGGCCGTGGTGCACGCGAAACGTCTGGGCCTGAAAAACTTCTCGATGCTGGTCTCACACGTGCTGGTGCCGCCGGCGATGACGGCCATCCTCAGATCACCCAGCAACCGGGTCCAGGGATTCCTGGCCGCCGGGCACGTGTGCTCGGTGATGGGCACGTCCGAATACGGGCCTCTGGTGGAGAAGTTCGACGTCCCGATCGTGGTGACCGGATTCGAGCCGCTGGACCTGCTCGAGGGGGTGCGGCAACTCGTGGACCTGTTGGAGGCCGGTACACCGGAGTTGCGCAACGCCTATCCGCGCGCCGTCACGGCCGAGGGCAACGTCTTCGCGCAGCAGACGCTGTCCGAGGTGTTCGCGGTGACCGACCGGCAGTGGCGCGGCATCGGCATGATCCCGCGTTCGGGGTGGACGTTGTCACCGCAGTACGCGGAGTTCGACGCCGAACTGAGGTTCGGTGTCGGCCATCTACAGGTCGCCGAGTCCGCCGAGTGCCGCAGCGGCGAGGTGCTGCAGGGACTATTGAAACCCAACGAGTGCCCGGCCTTCGGCAAGAACTGCACACCGCGAAACCCGTTGGGTGCCACCATGGTGTCGAGTGAAGGCGCGTGCGCCGCGTACTATCAGTTCCGTCGACTAGAGGCGGCCGCTCGTGTCTGA
- a CDS encoding NifU family protein, with protein MTAAVEAPELEKLAQRVDNAVRALVDLDPEARKVAEELKAALEEIHRAGLVTIVKRMRSGEATREALFELVDDPVVRMLFTLHGIIRPDTTTLAEQALAQVRPQLRSHGGDVTLVRIESGTAFVRLEGACNGCSMSAVTLRQLVETALLEGVQGVSKVEVLPNEPTPTVISIDAVLAGSTVRRRAEEGWVRAGSVDAAAVDDVTPVTVTAPDGSEVRLLLVNLGQRMSAYRNECAHEALPLDGAVLDVGNGTLTCPWHGFCYDATSGECMSAPGVQLEPLPLRIDDGDIWVRVTG; from the coding sequence ATGACCGCGGCGGTCGAGGCGCCAGAACTCGAGAAGCTGGCCCAGCGCGTGGACAACGCGGTCCGCGCGCTGGTCGACCTGGATCCCGAGGCACGCAAGGTCGCCGAGGAACTGAAGGCCGCGCTCGAGGAGATCCACCGCGCCGGCCTGGTGACCATCGTCAAGCGAATGCGTTCTGGCGAGGCGACCCGGGAGGCGTTGTTCGAGCTCGTCGACGACCCCGTGGTGCGCATGCTGTTCACCTTGCACGGCATCATCCGCCCGGACACGACGACCCTGGCCGAACAGGCCCTCGCGCAGGTGCGACCGCAACTGCGCAGTCACGGAGGCGACGTGACCCTGGTGCGCATCGAATCGGGGACCGCGTTCGTGCGGCTCGAAGGCGCCTGCAACGGCTGCTCGATGTCCGCGGTGACGCTGCGCCAGCTGGTGGAAACCGCACTGCTGGAAGGTGTTCAGGGCGTGTCGAAGGTCGAGGTGCTGCCCAACGAGCCCACACCCACGGTGATCTCGATCGACGCCGTGCTGGCCGGGAGCACCGTGCGGCGCCGTGCCGAGGAGGGCTGGGTGCGCGCGGGTTCGGTCGACGCGGCTGCGGTCGACGACGTGACACCCGTGACGGTCACGGCGCCCGACGGCAGTGAGGTTCGGCTTCTGCTGGTGAACCTGGGGCAGCGGATGTCGGCCTACCGCAACGAATGTGCGCACGAGGCACTTCCGCTCGACGGCGCGGTGCTCGACGTCGGCAACGGTACGCTGACGTGCCCGTGGCACGGATTCTGTTACGACGCGACATCGGGGGAGTGCATGTCGGCTCCCGGGGTCCAGCTCGAACCGCTGCCGCTGCGGATCGACGACGGCGACATCTGGGTGCGGGTCACCGGATGA
- the hypF gene encoding carbamoyltransferase HypF, whose product MTKPACHSPPPRVIEWPRRLMSVCCRVRLQITGVVQGVGFRPAVARLARDHGVGGFVYNDAGAVYCELEGPQDAVDVVVEALQADPPPLARIDSISVHPVAPLGERTFDIVESSTGDAGERTLIPPDSAICADCLREVRDPADRRFGHAFITCTNCGPRYTVITDLPYDRPATTMARFPMCERCAAEYHDPVDRRYHAQTIACPDCGPRLSWNGDEHDDPIGAAAAALLAGRIVAIKGIGGFHLACVATDTTTVAELRRRKNRPAKPFAVMVADLGAARRIADISAAAAAELSSPAAPIVLVPGRDDTVRDAVAPGLRDVGVMLAYSPVHHLLFDRLGPVVLVMTSANAGGSPIVYRDEDLHWIDGLADAVLSHDRPIHVPCEDSVLTVTDDGHTVPIRRSRGFAPLPMTVRVPGRRDGGAPVILATGGDLKTTFCLLGGDGRAHLSSHLGDMADPRTQLCFTSAYAHVSQMTRRRPDLIACDAHPRYATTNWALRQDLPVWTVQHHHAHAASLLAEHDRLGSLALVVAYDGTGYGTDGTIWGGELLALGDPATFTRVGHLGVFSLPGGDGAVRQPARIALDLLHRAGIEWDPALPCVAELDANAMKILAQQIPRQFRCIPTSSMGRLFDAVSSLLGVCQTVTYEGQAAVELEHVARSGRAVPMDFGVHGGILDPLPLLGDLVAGLRARTEIADLAAGFHAAVIRATVTAVTDCAESAGVGTVGLTGGVFVNRILLDGLREELTSRGLEVLTQACLPCNDGGLALGQAAVVAAGGGIRKGEA is encoded by the coding sequence ATGACCAAGCCCGCGTGCCACAGCCCACCGCCGCGGGTGATCGAGTGGCCCAGGAGGCTGATGAGCGTCTGTTGTCGTGTGCGGCTACAGATCACCGGCGTTGTGCAGGGGGTCGGTTTCCGCCCCGCCGTGGCACGTCTGGCACGTGACCACGGGGTCGGAGGCTTCGTCTACAACGACGCCGGCGCGGTGTACTGCGAACTCGAGGGCCCACAGGACGCCGTCGACGTGGTGGTAGAAGCGCTGCAGGCGGATCCGCCGCCGCTCGCCCGCATCGACAGCATCTCGGTGCACCCCGTCGCGCCCCTCGGCGAGCGGACTTTCGACATCGTCGAAAGCAGTACCGGGGACGCGGGAGAGCGCACGCTGATACCGCCGGACAGCGCGATCTGTGCCGACTGCCTCCGGGAGGTGCGTGACCCGGCGGACCGTCGCTTCGGCCACGCGTTCATCACCTGCACCAACTGCGGGCCCCGCTATACCGTGATCACCGACCTGCCCTACGACCGTCCCGCCACCACCATGGCGCGGTTTCCCATGTGCGAGCGGTGCGCCGCCGAATACCACGATCCGGTCGACCGCCGGTATCACGCCCAGACCATCGCCTGTCCGGACTGCGGGCCGCGGCTGTCGTGGAACGGCGACGAGCACGACGACCCGATCGGGGCCGCGGCAGCGGCGCTGCTGGCCGGCCGGATCGTCGCGATCAAAGGGATCGGCGGGTTCCATCTGGCGTGCGTGGCCACGGACACAACCACGGTGGCCGAACTGCGCCGGCGAAAGAACCGCCCGGCCAAGCCGTTCGCTGTGATGGTGGCCGACCTCGGTGCCGCGCGCCGCATCGCCGACATCAGCGCTGCCGCGGCCGCCGAACTCAGCTCACCCGCGGCCCCGATCGTCCTGGTGCCCGGTCGCGACGACACCGTGCGGGACGCCGTGGCACCGGGTCTGCGAGACGTCGGCGTGATGCTCGCGTACTCGCCCGTGCACCACCTGCTCTTCGACAGGCTCGGCCCGGTGGTGCTCGTGATGACGTCCGCGAACGCCGGCGGATCCCCGATCGTCTACCGCGACGAGGACCTGCACTGGATCGACGGCCTGGCCGACGCCGTGCTCAGCCACGACCGCCCGATCCATGTGCCGTGCGAGGATTCGGTGCTGACGGTCACCGACGACGGCCACACGGTGCCGATCCGCCGGTCGCGCGGTTTCGCGCCACTGCCGATGACCGTGCGTGTGCCAGGTCGTCGTGACGGTGGCGCACCGGTCATCCTGGCGACCGGAGGCGATCTGAAGACCACGTTCTGCCTGCTGGGTGGGGACGGACGGGCACACCTGTCCTCACACCTGGGCGATATGGCCGATCCGCGCACACAGCTGTGTTTCACCTCGGCCTACGCCCACGTGTCCCAGATGACCCGGCGGCGACCCGATCTCATCGCCTGCGATGCGCATCCGCGCTACGCCACCACCAACTGGGCGCTGCGGCAGGACCTGCCGGTGTGGACCGTGCAGCACCATCACGCCCATGCGGCGTCGCTGCTCGCCGAACACGACCGGCTCGGCAGCCTGGCACTCGTGGTCGCCTACGACGGGACCGGCTACGGCACCGACGGAACCATCTGGGGCGGCGAGCTTCTGGCGCTCGGCGACCCAGCGACGTTCACCCGGGTCGGCCACCTCGGGGTGTTCAGCCTTCCCGGCGGTGACGGGGCCGTGCGCCAACCGGCGCGCATCGCGCTGGATCTGCTGCACCGCGCCGGAATCGAGTGGGATCCGGCGTTGCCGTGCGTCGCCGAACTCGACGCGAATGCGATGAAAATTCTGGCCCAACAGATTCCGCGGCAGTTCCGCTGCATACCCACCAGCAGCATGGGCCGGCTGTTCGACGCCGTGTCCAGCCTGTTGGGGGTGTGCCAGACCGTGACCTACGAGGGCCAGGCCGCGGTCGAACTCGAACACGTCGCGCGGTCGGGCCGGGCGGTGCCGATGGATTTCGGTGTGCACGGCGGGATCCTCGACCCGCTGCCCCTGCTGGGTGACCTGGTCGCCGGACTGCGAGCGCGTACCGAGATCGCCGATCTGGCAGCCGGATTCCACGCCGCGGTGATCCGTGCGACCGTCACGGCGGTCACCGACTGCGCGGAGTCGGCCGGCGTCGGGACGGTGGGGCTGACCGGAGGCGTGTTCGTCAACCGGATCCTGCTCGACGGGTTGCGAGAAGAGTTGACCTCCCGGGGGTTGGAAGTGCTGACCCAGGCCTGTCTGCCGTGCAACGACGGCGGCCTGGCGTTGGGACAGGCCGCGGTGGTCGCGGCCGGCGGGGGAATTCGGAAAGGAGAGGCCTGA
- the hypB gene encoding hydrogenase nickel incorporation protein HypB translates to MGRFHRHDDGTVHTHDHDQDGHVHDHAHGDHSGYQTGTERIEVLESIFAENDIRADINRGLFAEHGVRALNLMSSPGSGKTTLLARTLDDLGADISVGIVEGDIETDLDAAKLGGRGAQISLLNTANGFGGECHLDAPMVNRALQGLDLTRLDLVIIENVGNLVCPAEFDVGEHAKVMVYSVTEGEDKPLKYPVMFRAVDVALLNKIDLVPHLDADVQTYTSRVREVNPTAEILPVSARTGEGMEAWYDWLRRFLTAGR, encoded by the coding sequence GTGGGTAGATTTCACCGCCACGACGACGGCACCGTGCACACACACGACCATGATCAAGATGGTCACGTTCATGATCATGCTCACGGGGATCACAGCGGCTATCAGACCGGCACCGAGCGCATCGAGGTGCTCGAATCGATCTTTGCCGAGAACGACATCCGTGCCGACATCAACCGTGGTCTGTTCGCCGAACACGGTGTGCGGGCACTCAATCTGATGAGTTCACCGGGCTCCGGAAAAACCACGCTGCTGGCCCGCACCCTCGACGATCTCGGCGCCGACATCTCCGTCGGCATCGTCGAGGGTGACATCGAAACCGACCTGGACGCCGCGAAACTCGGCGGCCGCGGAGCCCAGATCTCGCTGCTCAACACCGCCAACGGTTTCGGCGGTGAATGCCATCTCGACGCACCCATGGTCAACCGTGCCCTGCAGGGCCTCGACCTGACCAGACTCGATCTGGTGATCATCGAGAATGTCGGAAACCTGGTGTGCCCCGCGGAGTTCGACGTCGGTGAGCACGCCAAGGTCATGGTGTACTCGGTCACCGAAGGCGAGGACAAGCCGCTGAAGTACCCGGTGATGTTCCGCGCCGTGGACGTCGCGCTGCTGAACAAGATCGATCTGGTCCCGCATCTCGACGCCGATGTGCAGACCTACACTTCCCGTGTGCGGGAGGTCAATCCGACCGCCGAGATCCTTCCGGTCAGCGCGCGCACAGGCGAGGGCATGGAGGCCTGGTACGACTGGTTGCGCCGGTTCCTCACGGCGGGGCGTTAG
- a CDS encoding hydrogenase maturation nickel metallochaperone HypA, which produces MHELSLCQAIAGVVNEHAKGRSVQVVRVRVGALRQVVPDTLTFCWNIVRDQADLADAALELEVVPGVVDCRQCGQRHELTSRWSILCPSCNSCDVAVVGGEEFLVTSLEVT; this is translated from the coding sequence GTGCATGAATTGTCGTTGTGCCAGGCCATCGCAGGCGTTGTGAACGAACATGCCAAGGGCAGATCCGTGCAGGTGGTGCGGGTTCGCGTCGGCGCATTGCGCCAGGTCGTCCCGGACACACTCACATTCTGCTGGAACATCGTCCGTGATCAGGCCGACCTTGCCGATGCCGCACTGGAACTCGAGGTGGTCCCCGGTGTCGTCGACTGCCGGCAGTGCGGTCAACGCCACGAGCTGACCTCACGGTGGTCGATCCTGTGCCCGTCGTGCAACAGCTGCGACGTGGCGGTGGTCGGTGGCGAGGAATTCCTCGTGACATCGCTGGAAGTGACGTGA